The following are encoded in a window of Phycisphaerae bacterium genomic DNA:
- a CDS encoding ROK family protein yields the protein MAKNLDVPLVGRDKINQYNRQLILSLFKGGKTLARRDIVALTGMRQGTMQVHVESLLKEGILQEKGPGRSKAGRRPKLLQINPKRYMIVGGYLMPNQVQLTLSNLLGTVVAHQVEEPTVLEDRNHLLLSLGRGLIRLIEDRCRREDILGISLGVPGRLDVKEQTLTETRLGTWWKGMELGRYIRSQFGCRVWVENDIRLATLAEARFGVCKDIKSFLYVNVGSEIQLGMVLDGKIYAGAEAVAGKLGHVCLDPDGPLCGCGNRGCLNTLASNYALVDFYQKLIGRDKGSITVEDIVNEARSGQTAAKYALEQAARWLGLALASLANLFNPETIVLAGQISLAGELFLVTLLDMIADRTAPPTNKVRVEWSQLADQAVTMGGIGRALDDFYALPIIESHLLLSGL from the coding sequence ATGGCCAAGAATCTCGATGTACCGCTGGTCGGGCGGGACAAGATCAACCAGTACAACCGCCAGCTCATCCTGAGCCTGTTCAAGGGCGGCAAGACCCTGGCCCGGCGGGACATCGTGGCGTTGACCGGGATGCGGCAGGGCACCATGCAGGTCCACGTCGAGTCGCTGCTGAAGGAAGGCATCCTGCAGGAAAAGGGCCCGGGCCGGTCCAAAGCGGGCCGCCGGCCCAAGCTCTTGCAGATCAACCCGAAACGGTACATGATCGTCGGCGGCTACCTGATGCCGAACCAGGTTCAACTGACGCTGTCGAACCTGCTGGGCACGGTGGTGGCCCATCAAGTGGAGGAGCCAACGGTCCTGGAGGATCGCAACCACCTGCTGCTGTCGCTGGGCCGCGGGCTGATCCGTCTGATCGAGGACCGCTGTCGGCGTGAGGATATCCTCGGCATTTCGCTGGGCGTGCCGGGCCGGCTGGACGTCAAGGAGCAGACGCTGACCGAGACGCGGCTGGGAACGTGGTGGAAGGGGATGGAACTGGGCCGGTACATCCGCAGCCAGTTCGGCTGCCGGGTCTGGGTGGAAAACGACATCCGCCTGGCCACGCTGGCCGAGGCGCGGTTCGGCGTCTGCAAGGACATCAAGAGCTTTCTGTACGTGAACGTGGGATCGGAAATCCAGTTGGGAATGGTGCTGGACGGCAAGATTTACGCCGGCGCCGAGGCGGTGGCGGGCAAGCTGGGCCACGTGTGCCTCGACCCGGACGGCCCGTTGTGCGGCTGCGGCAATCGCGGCTGCCTCAACACGCTTGCCTCGAACTACGCGCTGGTCGATTTCTATCAGAAGCTGATCGGGCGGGACAAGGGATCGATCACGGTCGAGGACATCGTCAATGAGGCGCGGTCGGGTCAGACCGCAGCCAAGTACGCCCTCGAGCAGGCGGCGCGATGGTTGGGACTGGCTCTGGCGAGCCTGGCCAACCTGTTCAATCCCGAGACGATCGTTCTGGCCGGCCAGATCTCGCTGGCGGGGGAGTTGTTCCTGGTGACGCTGCTGGACATGATCGCCGACCGCACCGCGCCGCCGACCAACAAGGTGCGGGTCGAGTGGTCGCAGTTGGCGGACCAGGCGGTGACGATGGGGGGGATTGGCCGAGCCCTGGACGATTTCTACGCCCTGCCCATCATCGAATCGCATCTGCTGCTCTCGGGCCTGTAG
- the hisH gene encoding imidazole glycerol phosphate synthase subunit HisH has protein sequence MITIVDYKAGNLTSVQLAFEHFGARVRITDDPKDVLAGSRVVFPGVGAAGAAMEQLAGLGLLDALRTVIGRGTPFLGICIGMQVLLEFSEEGETTCMGVLPGRVRRFRPRDPLCKIPQIGWNAVNIAKPHPLFAGIEDASEFYFVHSYYPAPADQVLIAGRTDYADAVFASAVARDNLFATQFHPERSGRIGLRLLENFADWNP, from the coding sequence GTGATTACCATTGTCGATTACAAAGCGGGTAACCTGACGAGCGTGCAACTGGCCTTCGAGCACTTCGGGGCGCGGGTGCGGATCACCGACGACCCGAAGGACGTGCTGGCGGGTTCGCGGGTGGTGTTTCCGGGCGTCGGCGCGGCTGGGGCGGCGATGGAGCAGCTTGCCGGACTGGGATTGCTCGACGCGCTGCGGACGGTAATCGGGCGCGGCACGCCGTTTCTGGGCATCTGCATTGGAATGCAGGTGCTGTTGGAGTTCTCCGAGGAAGGCGAAACCACGTGCATGGGCGTGCTGCCCGGCCGGGTCCGGCGGTTTCGGCCCAGGGATCCGCTCTGCAAGATCCCGCAGATCGGCTGGAACGCGGTGAACATCGCCAAGCCGCACCCGCTGTTCGCCGGTATCGAGGACGCCAGCGAGTTTTACTTCGTTCACAGCTACTATCCGGCGCCGGCCGACCAGGTTCTGATCGCGGGCCGGACGGACTATGCCGACGCGGTGTTCGCCTCCGCCGTGGCCAGAGACAACCTTTTCGCCACGCAGTTTCACCCGGAGCGTTCCGGGCGGATCGGGTTGCGACTGCTCGAGAATTTCGCCGACTGGAATCCCTGA
- the hisF gene encoding imidazole glycerol phosphate synthase subunit HisF, whose product MLTKRIIPCLDVRDKKVTKGVRFQNNVDLGDPVEMAVAYSDGGCDELVFYDITASAERRPIDIEMVRQVARAVHIPFAVGGGIQNLDDMRRVLLAGAEKVSVNSLAVENPGIIAEGARQFGAQCIVLGMDPAKTDDLARFPSGYEITTRGFRHRTGLDALAWAKRAEQLGAGEIVVNSVDADGTREGYELNLTRLIATNVGVPVVASGGAGVPRHLTDVFKEAFADAAIIASMTHSGEYSIKAIKDELIAAGVPIRRKW is encoded by the coding sequence ATGCTGACCAAACGGATCATTCCCTGCCTCGACGTCCGCGACAAGAAGGTGACCAAGGGCGTGAGGTTTCAGAACAACGTCGATCTGGGCGACCCGGTCGAGATGGCGGTGGCCTACAGCGACGGCGGCTGCGATGAGCTGGTGTTTTACGACATCACCGCCTCAGCCGAGCGGCGTCCGATCGATATCGAGATGGTCCGCCAGGTCGCACGGGCCGTGCATATCCCCTTCGCGGTCGGCGGCGGGATTCAGAATCTCGACGACATGCGGCGGGTGTTGCTGGCGGGGGCGGAGAAGGTCTCGGTCAATTCGCTGGCCGTCGAGAATCCCGGGATCATCGCGGAAGGGGCGCGGCAGTTCGGCGCCCAGTGCATCGTGTTGGGCATGGACCCGGCCAAGACCGATGACCTGGCGCGATTCCCCAGCGGCTATGAGATCACCACGCGCGGTTTCCGCCATCGCACCGGGTTGGACGCACTGGCCTGGGCCAAGCGGGCGGAGCAGCTCGGCGCGGGCGAGATCGTGGTCAATTCGGTGGACGCCGACGGCACGCGCGAAGGCTACGAGCTGAACCTGACGCGGCTGATCGCGACGAACGTGGGCGTTCCGGTGGTCGCCTCGGGCGGCGCGGGCGTGCCGCGACACCTGACGGACGTGTTCAAAGAGGCCTTCGCCGACGCGGCGATCATCGCCAGCATGACGCACAGCGGCGAGTATTCGATCAAAGCGATCAAGGACGAGTTGATCGCCGCCGGTGTGCCGATCCGCCGGAAGTGGTAG
- a CDS encoding prepilin-type N-terminal cleavage/methylation domain-containing protein: MTTTARTMRGFTLIEIMVATAIIGILIAVIITATAAAHKQSQVTRTRQTIAMLSEAVTAFKNATGYYPLAVPIDACDREQWDRFVRDDRMGWRAGGDPPDWDDYFFRDTSSDAPAMNWEGVTEFSDGLGGVAPTNNDFLVFQLEQVPQSNSILEQIRTAAPAETSRRPDASGQWQEASGLCQLGHPLDADGTYRQVRQVQDAWGIPLRYWSGDIMKWAKRIGPGDPAWPTETQRHLAEKLQAANWGFFIESAGPDELFGWWGDRDEPFNATRVADNIHSTDE; encoded by the coding sequence ATGACGACGACGGCCCGGACAATGCGAGGCTTCACGCTGATCGAGATCATGGTGGCCACAGCCATCATCGGGATCCTGATCGCCGTGATCATCACCGCCACCGCGGCGGCTCACAAGCAGTCGCAGGTCACCCGGACCCGCCAGACCATCGCCATGCTCTCCGAAGCCGTCACCGCCTTCAAAAACGCCACCGGCTACTACCCCCTGGCCGTGCCCATCGACGCATGCGACCGTGAACAGTGGGATCGATTCGTGCGTGACGACCGTATGGGCTGGAGGGCCGGTGGCGATCCTCCCGACTGGGACGACTACTTCTTTCGGGACACATCATCGGACGCACCGGCGATGAATTGGGAAGGGGTGACCGAGTTCTCGGATGGGCTGGGCGGCGTTGCTCCCACCAACAATGACTTTCTGGTATTCCAGCTTGAGCAGGTGCCGCAGTCCAATTCCATCCTGGAGCAGATCAGGACGGCCGCTCCGGCCGAGACGAGCCGCAGGCCCGATGCCTCCGGTCAGTGGCAGGAGGCGTCGGGGCTTTGCCAATTGGGCCATCCGCTGGACGCCGATGGGACGTACCGCCAGGTCCGCCAGGTCCAGGACGCCTGGGGAATCCCGCTTCGGTATTGGTCGGGCGACATCATGAAGTGGGCCAAGCGCATAGGTCCAGGAGATCCGGCATGGCCGACAGAGACCCAGCGGCATCTCGCCGAGAAACTCCAAGCGGCCAATTGGGGATTCTTCATCGAATCCGCCGGCCCGGACGAGCTTTTTGGCTGGTGGGGCGACCGCGACGAGCCCTTCAACGCCACCCGGGTCGCAGACAACATCCACTCCACCGACGAGTGA
- a CDS encoding type II secretion system protein: MKRTRNPGFTLVELLTVVAIITLLISILVPAVNRARRNALEASIRAQHYSLSQGLEMFKGDYHYYPSSLPQDADGAEPTDTNDDGDLRDQVVDATHVVQGAHRLAFALMGRDKLGCPAGAGADSISTTYYRTNTGTVVGPTDPDWGNPDMKVARRGPYISPEGYQTIEDQSVTTDGYVWLLCDKYNRTRDPVPSGATNYLDYSPILYYAANERGKGISRPNAKDDIYYYEDNRNITDGNFRDISGNSSVNSVDFWRFIQDASATVGGSLTDVPADGTPSATPLFRPHNPEGFILLSAGNDLIFGTEDDIFNWTVE; the protein is encoded by the coding sequence ATGAAGCGCACGCGTAACCCCGGCTTCACCCTCGTCGAACTGCTCACCGTGGTGGCCATCATCACCCTTCTGATCAGCATCCTCGTCCCCGCGGTCAACCGCGCCCGACGAAACGCCCTCGAAGCCAGTATCCGGGCCCAGCATTATTCGCTCAGCCAGGGACTTGAGATGTTCAAAGGCGATTATCACTACTATCCGTCGTCCCTGCCGCAAGACGCTGATGGTGCTGAGCCGACCGACACCAACGACGACGGGGATCTACGTGACCAAGTCGTTGATGCTACCCACGTAGTCCAAGGGGCGCACCGGCTCGCGTTCGCCCTCATGGGTCGCGACAAACTCGGCTGCCCGGCCGGTGCTGGCGCGGATAGCATCAGCACAACCTACTATCGCACCAACACAGGCACGGTCGTTGGTCCCACTGATCCAGACTGGGGTAATCCCGATATGAAGGTTGCCCGACGCGGGCCGTACATTAGCCCGGAAGGCTACCAGACGATCGAAGACCAAAGCGTCACAACCGACGGCTATGTCTGGCTGCTCTGTGACAAGTATAATCGCACTAGGGATCCGGTTCCCAGTGGGGCGACCAATTATTTGGACTACTCGCCGATCCTCTACTACGCCGCCAATGAGCGCGGCAAGGGCATTTCCCGTCCCAATGCCAAGGACGACATTTACTACTACGAGGACAACCGGAACATTACCGACGGGAACTTCAGAGACATCTCCGGCAATAGTAGCGTCAATTCCGTCGATTTCTGGCGGTTCATCCAAGACGCGAGCGCAACCGTTGGTGGTAGCTTGACGGATGTCCCTGCCGACGGGACACCAAGTGCCACGCCGCTCTTCCGCCCGCACAATCCCGAGGGTTTCATCCTCCTCTCCGCCGGCAATGACTTGATCTTCGGCACCGAGGATGACATCTTCAACTGGACGGTGGAATAG
- a CDS encoding glycoside hydrolase family 2 protein produces the protein MAVSASIGRQIVDLNADWVFFRKNMPAARVFAAAAKDGEKVTIPHSSLLLPHHNFDEKSYQFVSWYRREFELPKTAEGRKKVFIEFDGVMLAAKVYVNGKLAGEHKGGYTPFAFDITSLARFGPGKGNRNVVAVQVDSRERPDIAPFGGTVDYLAFGGLYREARVVLTERAWIADAFPFATDVLSDGRTLRVKTTVAGDGAGGEFVVAATLLDSRGRKAARAEQAIEAPVKGEAHVELAVDGLEKVELWDIDRPTMYKVRVELLEGGKTVDAVEKPFGFREARFDKDGRFRLNGRVVKLIGLDRHQTYPYIGCAAPARLQRRDAEVLREELGLNIVRTSHYPQSVHFLDRCDELGLLVFEELPGWQHIGDAAWKANAIEQMKEMIVRDRHHPSIVLWGVRINESQDDHDFYVESNRVSRELDPTRQTGGVRCFRESEFLEDVFTFNEFSSNVREPNHVPYLITEFAGHTFPTKTFDRVERQIEHALLHTRIQDKQMGMPEIAGAIGWCAFDYNTHIDFGSGDRICYHGVSDIFRFPKFAAYLYMSQKDPAKQVVMELADFWARGDWNHCTKFLLIYSNCDEVLINGQLNGRAEPMREEFPNLAHPPFRFDKMKDVWGHGWNDLELVGLIGGKVAIRRRWPADKLPSKLAAWTDSTVLDADGSDMTQLSFMMVDRFGNVCPYATGAVTAKASGPVRIIGENPFALVGGRGALYVRSDGRKGAASIELTCTSGHKAQVKVKVG, from the coding sequence ATGGCGGTGTCGGCGAGTATCGGCAGGCAGATTGTGGACCTGAACGCGGACTGGGTGTTTTTCCGGAAGAACATGCCAGCCGCCCGGGTGTTCGCGGCGGCGGCCAAGGACGGCGAGAAGGTGACCATTCCGCACAGCAGCCTGCTGCTGCCGCACCACAACTTCGATGAGAAAAGCTACCAGTTTGTCAGTTGGTACCGCCGGGAGTTTGAGCTGCCCAAGACGGCTGAGGGGCGAAAGAAGGTATTCATCGAGTTCGACGGCGTGATGCTGGCGGCGAAGGTGTACGTCAACGGCAAGCTCGCGGGCGAGCACAAGGGCGGCTATACGCCGTTTGCGTTCGATATCACCAGCCTGGCGCGGTTCGGGCCGGGCAAGGGCAACCGAAACGTGGTGGCGGTGCAGGTCGATTCGCGCGAGCGGCCGGACATCGCGCCGTTCGGCGGGACGGTGGACTACCTGGCGTTCGGCGGGTTGTACCGCGAGGCGCGGGTGGTGCTGACCGAGCGGGCGTGGATCGCCGACGCGTTCCCGTTCGCGACCGACGTGCTGTCGGACGGCCGGACGCTGCGGGTCAAGACAACGGTCGCCGGCGACGGGGCGGGCGGCGAGTTCGTCGTCGCAGCCACGCTGCTGGACTCCCGCGGGCGGAAGGCCGCACGCGCCGAGCAGGCGATCGAGGCGCCCGTCAAGGGCGAAGCCCACGTCGAGCTGGCAGTCGACGGGCTCGAGAAGGTCGAGCTGTGGGATATCGACCGGCCGACGATGTACAAGGTGCGGGTCGAGCTGCTCGAAGGCGGAAAGACGGTGGACGCGGTGGAGAAGCCGTTCGGTTTCCGCGAAGCCCGGTTCGACAAGGACGGACGGTTCCGCCTGAACGGGCGAGTGGTCAAGCTGATTGGGCTGGACCGTCACCAGACCTATCCGTACATCGGCTGCGCCGCTCCGGCGCGTCTGCAGCGGCGTGACGCGGAAGTTTTGCGGGAGGAACTGGGCCTGAACATCGTGCGGACCTCGCACTATCCGCAGTCGGTGCACTTCCTGGACCGCTGCGATGAGTTGGGGCTGCTGGTGTTCGAGGAGCTGCCCGGCTGGCAGCACATCGGCGACGCGGCGTGGAAGGCCAACGCGATCGAGCAGATGAAGGAGATGATCGTCCGCGACCGGCACCATCCGAGCATCGTGCTGTGGGGCGTGCGGATCAACGAGTCGCAGGACGATCACGACTTCTACGTCGAGAGCAACCGCGTGTCCCGCGAGCTGGACCCGACCCGCCAGACCGGCGGCGTGCGGTGCTTCCGCGAGAGCGAGTTTCTGGAGGACGTGTTCACGTTCAATGAATTCTCGAGCAACGTGCGGGAGCCGAACCACGTGCCGTACCTGATCACCGAGTTCGCCGGCCACACCTTCCCGACCAAGACGTTCGACCGGGTGGAACGGCAGATCGAGCACGCCCTGCTGCACACGCGGATTCAGGACAAGCAGATGGGCATGCCGGAGATCGCCGGGGCGATCGGCTGGTGCGCGTTCGACTACAACACGCACATCGATTTCGGCTCGGGCGACCGGATCTGCTATCACGGCGTGTCGGACATTTTCCGATTCCCGAAGTTCGCAGCGTACCTGTACATGAGCCAGAAGGACCCGGCCAAACAGGTCGTGATGGAACTGGCGGATTTTTGGGCCCGCGGCGACTGGAATCACTGCACCAAGTTCCTGCTGATCTACTCGAACTGCGACGAGGTCCTGATCAACGGGCAACTCAACGGCCGGGCCGAGCCGATGCGGGAGGAGTTTCCGAACCTGGCGCATCCGCCCTTCCGGTTCGACAAGATGAAGGACGTGTGGGGACACGGCTGGAATGACCTGGAACTGGTCGGCCTGATCGGCGGCAAGGTGGCCATCCGCAGACGCTGGCCGGCGGACAAGCTGCCATCGAAACTGGCGGCGTGGACCGACAGCACGGTTCTGGACGCCGACGGAAGCGATATGACGCAGCTTTCGTTCATGATGGTCGACCGGTTCGGCAACGTCTGCCCGTACGCGACGGGCGCGGTAACGGCGAAGGCGTCGGGTCCGGTCCGGATCATCGGCGAGAACCCGTTCGCCCTGGTGGGCGGGCGCGGCGCCCTTTACGTTCGCAGCGACGGCCGCAAGGGCGCAGCGAGCATAGAATTGACGTGCACCAGCGGGCACAAAGCCCAGGTGAAGGTCAAGGTCGGCTGA
- a CDS encoding ABC transporter permease, with protein sequence MKWTDNRAARTAAVALGPVWLPVYWLVQLAIAFVGICYYLVVERTLGLVFARTINRTRVRVRWYTVPLLIVAAPLALAVQLAIGLWKFLVWWHRWLARWQWGRDNWWGIAAAIVFEAVAVLVFIGSYYHPLPWRLIGYEMVPARWYRYGFETPVRVLLSGPALFGAVVLLVAPTLIGRLRKVRRLQEVVFLPRQGLALLALYTTLLAQEPLRGVWINKAWLQAALGLLAAIVAAGLMVLSWRTLQGRSSWRQFVWFSAVRLLEKKRIALFSLAAVTLCTAMLLIIISIMGGFAENIRRATHGLMGDIILEGDGMRGFPHYAEFIRVLQSDALSEYVEVATPVIYTYGLLNVSGTYTQSGTITAGVSAVGIDLAGKIAVSDFAKGLTQYKMDPSRVKLDQEVRPPGDPNAQELPGLIYGLDILAWRDPDGNYHRLVDYWSTCTLTVVPVSPRGNVMRATNPSVVRKFYIIDDARTGVFDIDERSVYVDFNTLQKMLYMEEQELEDGGTVPARAHQIQIRLKEGVNLEELRNGIWYLWETYQAEFEDPYNLLSRVEVYTWESYNRKRIAAVETEKQLMMILFGIISIVTVFMVLCVFYMIVVEKTRDIGILKSIGASATQIALVFLAYAGVIGLVGSLVGSVLGWRVVRSINEIHDWVVQVFGWRVWDREVYVFDLIPDQVKFEDAVNIVIVATAASVVGAIIPAIRAARMNPVEALRYE encoded by the coding sequence ATGAAATGGACTGACAACAGAGCGGCGCGGACGGCGGCGGTGGCGTTGGGCCCGGTGTGGCTGCCGGTCTACTGGCTGGTGCAACTGGCGATCGCGTTCGTGGGGATCTGCTACTACCTGGTGGTCGAGCGGACGCTGGGCCTGGTGTTCGCGCGGACGATCAACCGGACGCGGGTGCGGGTGCGGTGGTACACGGTGCCGCTGCTGATCGTCGCGGCGCCGCTGGCGCTGGCGGTGCAGTTGGCGATCGGGCTGTGGAAGTTTTTGGTCTGGTGGCACCGGTGGCTGGCGCGGTGGCAGTGGGGACGCGACAACTGGTGGGGAATCGCGGCAGCGATCGTCTTTGAGGCGGTGGCGGTGCTCGTGTTCATCGGGAGCTACTACCATCCGCTGCCGTGGCGGCTGATCGGCTATGAGATGGTGCCGGCCCGGTGGTATCGGTACGGTTTTGAGACGCCGGTGCGGGTGCTGCTGAGCGGCCCGGCGCTGTTCGGCGCGGTGGTGCTGCTGGTAGCGCCGACGCTGATCGGACGGCTGCGAAAGGTCCGGCGGCTTCAGGAGGTGGTGTTCCTGCCGCGTCAGGGTCTGGCGCTGCTGGCGTTATACACGACGCTGCTGGCCCAGGAGCCGCTGCGCGGCGTGTGGATCAACAAGGCGTGGCTGCAGGCGGCGTTGGGACTTCTGGCGGCGATCGTGGCGGCGGGACTGATGGTTCTGAGCTGGCGAACGCTGCAAGGGCGCTCGAGCTGGCGGCAGTTCGTGTGGTTCTCAGCCGTGCGGCTGTTGGAGAAGAAGCGCATCGCGCTATTCTCATTGGCGGCGGTGACGCTGTGCACGGCGATGCTGTTGATTATCATCAGCATTATGGGCGGGTTCGCGGAGAACATCCGTCGGGCGACGCACGGCTTGATGGGCGATATCATCCTCGAAGGCGACGGGATGCGGGGCTTCCCGCACTACGCGGAGTTCATCAGAGTGCTCCAGAGCGATGCGCTCAGCGAGTACGTCGAGGTGGCCACGCCGGTGATTTACACCTATGGGCTGCTGAACGTCTCGGGCACATACACGCAGAGCGGGACGATCACGGCCGGCGTCAGCGCGGTGGGCATCGACCTGGCGGGCAAGATCGCGGTGAGCGACTTTGCCAAGGGGTTGACGCAATACAAGATGGACCCGTCGCGGGTGAAGCTGGACCAGGAGGTGCGTCCGCCGGGCGACCCGAACGCCCAGGAGCTTCCGGGACTGATCTACGGCTTGGACATTCTGGCGTGGCGCGATCCGGACGGCAATTACCATCGGCTGGTGGACTACTGGTCGACCTGCACGCTGACCGTCGTTCCGGTCAGCCCCAGGGGCAATGTGATGCGGGCGACGAACCCGTCGGTGGTCCGCAAGTTCTACATCATCGACGATGCCCGGACCGGCGTGTTCGATATCGACGAGCGGAGCGTGTACGTCGATTTCAACACGCTCCAGAAGATGCTGTACATGGAAGAGCAGGAGTTGGAGGACGGCGGGACAGTTCCCGCGCGGGCCCACCAGATCCAGATCCGGCTGAAGGAAGGGGTCAACCTCGAAGAGCTGCGCAACGGCATCTGGTACCTCTGGGAGACCTACCAAGCGGAGTTCGAGGACCCGTACAACCTGCTGAGTCGCGTCGAGGTCTACACGTGGGAAAGCTACAACCGCAAGCGGATCGCCGCGGTCGAGACGGAAAAGCAGCTCATGATGATCCTGTTCGGGATCATCAGCATCGTGACCGTGTTCATGGTGCTGTGCGTGTTCTACATGATCGTGGTGGAAAAGACGCGGGACATCGGGATCCTCAAGAGCATCGGGGCGTCGGCGACGCAGATCGCGCTGGTGTTTCTGGCGTACGCGGGCGTGATCGGGCTGGTCGGTTCGCTGGTCGGTTCGGTGCTGGGCTGGCGGGTGGTGCGGAGCATCAACGAGATTCACGATTGGGTGGTGCAGGTGTTCGGCTGGCGGGTGTGGGATCGCGAGGTCTACGTGTTCGACCTGATCCCGGACCAGGTGAAATTCGAGGACGCGGTGAACATCGTGATCGTGGCGACGGCGGCGTCGGTGGTCGGGGCGATCATCCCAGCCATCCGCGCGGCGAGGATGAACCCGGTCGAGGCTTTGCGCTATGAGTAA
- a CDS encoding ABC transporter ATP-binding protein, producing the protein MSKHANVILEARDIHKSYWLGQIEVPVLKGVDLEVVEGEFLAVVGASGSGKSTLLHVLGALDTLDQGQVTFEGVDVFAADESYRNQLRNRRFGFVFQFYHLLPELTVLENVLMPELVGSSVVAWLSKADRSEETGMALLEQFGLAHRAHHLPSQLSGGERQRAAIVRAVMNQPVVLFADEPTGNLDATTGRQIIQVLMNLHRGGQTIVMVTHDQEIARTADRTIRLTDGRTRREG; encoded by the coding sequence ATGAGTAAGCACGCGAACGTCATCCTTGAGGCCCGCGATATCCACAAGAGCTATTGGCTCGGGCAGATCGAGGTGCCCGTGCTCAAGGGGGTGGATCTGGAGGTGGTCGAGGGCGAGTTTCTGGCGGTGGTCGGGGCTTCGGGCAGCGGCAAGAGCACGCTGCTGCACGTGCTCGGCGCGCTGGATACGCTGGATCAGGGGCAGGTGACCTTCGAGGGCGTGGACGTCTTCGCCGCCGATGAGTCCTATCGCAATCAGCTTCGCAACCGCCGGTTCGGCTTCGTGTTCCAGTTCTACCACCTGCTGCCGGAACTGACGGTGCTGGAGAACGTGCTGATGCCGGAACTGGTGGGTTCCAGCGTGGTCGCCTGGCTCTCGAAGGCCGACCGGTCGGAAGAGACGGGCATGGCTTTGCTCGAGCAGTTCGGGTTGGCCCATCGGGCCCATCATCTGCCCAGCCAGCTTTCCGGCGGCGAGCGCCAGCGGGCGGCGATCGTCCGGGCGGTGATGAACCAGCCGGTGGTGCTGTTCGCCGACGAACCGACCGGCAACCTCGACGCGACCACCGGACGGCAGATCATCCAGGTGCTGATGAACCTGCACCGCGGCGGACAGACGATCGTGATGGTCACTCACGACCAGGAGATCGCGAGGACCGCGGATCGGACGATCCGGCTGACCGACGGACGGACCCGCAGGGAGGGGTAG
- a CDS encoding nucleoside deaminase, whose product MGLSPQRIEYLMRLAVEEAQRSMRAGHGGPFGACVIRGDELIAVGTNTVIRDNDPTAHAEVNAIRAACAKLGTFWLEGCCLLATAEPCPMCMSAIYWARIEKVYFGCRRQEAAKIGFADEDIYRELEKNLPDRRVQFVPDVAADACRELMESYLTLPDRRKY is encoded by the coding sequence ATGGGCCTTTCGCCACAGCGAATCGAGTATCTTATGCGCCTTGCCGTCGAAGAGGCGCAGCGGTCGATGCGGGCCGGACACGGCGGACCGTTCGGCGCGTGCGTGATCCGCGGCGATGAGTTGATCGCCGTCGGAACCAACACAGTAATCCGCGACAACGATCCGACCGCCCACGCCGAGGTCAACGCGATCCGCGCCGCATGCGCCAAACTGGGCACGTTCTGGCTGGAGGGCTGCTGCCTGCTGGCGACGGCTGAGCCGTGCCCGATGTGCATGTCGGCGATCTACTGGGCTCGGATTGAGAAAGTCTACTTCGGCTGCCGGAGGCAGGAGGCGGCGAAGATCGGCTTCGCCGATGAGGATATCTACCGCGAGCTGGAAAAGAACCTGCCGGACCGGCGGGTGCAATTCGTTCCGGACGTAGCCGCCGACGCCTGCCGCGAACTGATGGAATCCTATCTCACCCTGCCCGACCGCCGGAAGTATTGA
- a CDS encoding type II toxin-antitoxin system HicB family antitoxin: MRKFSVIVEKDEDGYFVATVPALRGCHTQAKSLDVLMKRVKEAIELCLEVEQPAANEFIGVQWVAVEN, encoded by the coding sequence ATGAGGAAATTCAGCGTTATCGTGGAAAAGGATGAAGACGGCTACTTCGTCGCCACCGTCCCCGCGTTGCGCGGCTGTCATACCCAGGCCAAGTCGCTCGATGTCTTGATGAAGCGGGTAAAGGAAGCCATCGAGTTGTGCCTTGAGGTCGAGCAGCCCGCTGCGAACGAGTTCATCGGCGTTCAGTGGGTGGCGGTGGAGAATTGA
- a CDS encoding type II toxin-antitoxin system HicA family toxin — translation MSSLPAVTGIQLIRALRRLGFDVVRVRGSHHFLKHADGRCTVVPVHRGETIGRGLFAQILKDCDLTREELIEKL, via the coding sequence TTGAGCAGCTTGCCGGCCGTTACGGGCATTCAACTCATTCGGGCGCTTCGCCGGCTCGGCTTCGACGTCGTCCGGGTGAGGGGCAGCCATCATTTCTTGAAACACGCCGATGGTCGCTGTACGGTCGTTCCGGTACATCGCGGAGAGACGATCGGCCGAGGGTTATTCGCTCAGATCCTGAAAGACTGCGATTTGACTCGGGAAGAGCTTATCGAGAAGCTATGA